Part of the Virgibacillus necropolis genome, TTGTATCGAATTATTTACATGACAAAATAAAAATTGGTAGTACCCTTCCAATTACCGCACCATCAGGTGATTTTATCTTGGATCAAACAAATGATAGTCCACTGGTTTTGATTAGCGGTGGTGTAGGCCTAACACCAATGATGAGCATGCTGGGAACTGTCGTGAAGCAGCAGCCGGAGCGCATGGTATATTTTATCCATGCTGCACAATCTAGTAACGTCCATGCAATGCATAGTGCTGTAAAAGAAATTAGCCATAGATATAATCAGGTTTCATCCTACGTTATTTATGGGCACCCAACATATGAAGACAAATTAATAAAGAATCACGATAAAGAAGGCTATATCGATGACGAATGGTTAACAAAGATTCTTCCAACCTATGATGCTTCCTTCTATTTCTGTGGGCCAGCACCATTTATGCGAACAGTATATCAATTGTTAAAAGGTCACCAAGTCGATGAGAGTAATATTAATTATGAATTTTTCGGCCCAGCATCAAGCATAACTGGATGATGCTTTTAATAAATTGCTAGTTCCGAGTTAGGTTAACTTGAAAAATTAGAGGAAAGTGATATGATTATCAAATATTATAGGTTCGGATATATTGAAAACTAGCCTGAAGCGATGCTATAAATCATGTATAATAAAAAAATGGGAAGGCTCGTCAAAATGGCCTTCCTTCTTTTGTTTTTTGTTAAATTAAATGTTGAAAATAAATCGTTTACTAGGGTGTTAGAAAGCTAGAAAAGGGGGATAGTTGTTCTTATTTAGAAGGACAATACACCATGAAAATCATCAGAATCATTATCCAGATAGCGGTTTTATATGCCATTTCCTTTATTGGAGAAGTTCTACACGATTATCTCCATATACCACTTCCGGGAAGTATTATTGGACTCCTATTGTTATTAGTTGGTTTATCCTTAAAAATTATCCCTGCTAAATGGATTGAAAACGGAGCTGGATTTATACTAGCTTATTTGCCTATATTTTTTATACCTGCTACGGTTGGAGTCATGAATTACCCTTCCTTATTTTCTTGGAGCGGCGTTGTGTTAATAGCGGTAGTTGTTTGTAGCACCATTGTCACCATGATAGCAGCAGGAACAATGGGTCAATTCCACGAAAGACTAAGTCAGAAAAGATTGGAGAAGAAGAAATGCAACAAACAGTTTACGCAATCATCATGATCCTTCTAACTGTCGGTGTCTTTTTAGTGATGAGACGATTATATATACGTTTCCCTTTTCAACTTTTACTCCCTATGCTGACTTCCACTGTCTTAATTATATCTATTTTGCTATTATTCCATATTTCATACGAAGACTATATGGTTGGTGGAGAATGGATTAATACTTTTTTGGGTCCAGCTGTTGTTTCGCTTGCTTATCCCTTATATAAACAACGAAAAGTATTAGTGACATATATATTTCCCATATTAAGTGGTGTTTTTGCGGGAATATGTAGTGCCATGGTTAGTGGACTTTTATTTGCTAAAGTCCTAGGGGTTGATCGAAGCCTGATTCTTTCTCTTATCCCTAAATCTATTACAACACCTGTGGCAATCCAAGTTTCTTCCGTCATAGGGGGCGTCCCTTCCATCACGGTCGTTTTTGTCATGATAGCGGGATTTACTGGTGTCATCTTAGGACCCTTTATTTTCAAATGGACTCGAATTCAAAGTTCATTAGGGAGAGGAATTGCGTTTGGTAGTGCCTCTCACGCCATTGGTACGTCAAAGGCTTTTGAATATGGTGAATTAACTGTCTCGATGAGTTCGGTTGCCATGACCTTGAGCGCGATATTTGGTTCTGTTATAGGACCGTTATTTGTGTGGTTGTTTCATATTTAATAATTAGAAATATGTTAAAGTAAAAGAGAGTTTCCTTTAAAAGTTTAAGCACTTGCGCTTTTTATAATAGAAGAGCGTGTTCAAAAAGGAGGATAAAAAGGACCGAGTCGTCTAAAGTCGCAACGTCCTGTTGCAACGCCGACACTAGCACGTCCTGTGCGTCGAAAGTTCGAGGCAGCGTAGCTTTGAGTCCCGGAACGTATGGTCTTAATACGTGAGGAGACGATCTAGCACGCAGGAAAAGCGTTCTCCTTTTCCAAGGAACGGAAAAGCAAGCTAACGAAGAAATTCGATGTGTCATTTTTACCGGACTTTTTGAACATCCTCTAGAAAGGGTTTTTTAAATGAGTAAAACGGTTGTATTAGCAGAGAAACCTTCAGTTGGACGTGATATCGCACGTGTCCTGAATTGTACTAAAAAAGGTAATGGCTATATGGAGGGTCCTTCCTATATTGTTACATGGGCTCTTGGCCATTTAGTTACGCTCGCAGATCCAGAAATATATGATGATAAATATAAAACATGGAAGCTTGATGATTTACCAATGCTTCCGCCTCATTTAAAGCTTGTTGTGATGAAAAAAACGGGTAAGCAGTTTAATGCGGTAAAAACGCAGCTTAATCGTAACGACGTAAGTGAAATTGTTATTGCAACAGATGCTGGACGAGAAGGTGAACTTGTTGCCAGATGGATTTTGGAAAAAGCACGTGTGAAAAAGCCTGTAAAGCGTCTGTGGATTTCGTCTGTAACAGACAAGGCGATAAAAGATGGGTTCAAACAGTTAAAACCAGGCGACCGCTATTTGAATTTATTTGACGCAGCAGTGGCTCGGTCAGAAGCGGATTGGTATGTTGGCTTGAATGCGACTCGTGCATTGACTACAAAACATAATGCTCAGTTGTCTGGCGGACGGGTACAAACGCCAACACTTGCCATGATTCAAGCACGTGAGAATGAGATCAAAGCATTTAAGCCACAACAGTTTTATGGTATCCAAGCGGTTACGGATAAAGGGCTAAAATTCACTTGGGTGGACGTGAAAAATAATAATCGAATGTTTGCTAAAGACAAGGCCGATTCAGTTTTGCAAAAAGTAAAGAACAAAGCTGCTACAATTGTCTCGGTTGAAAAAACACATAAGAAAAAATATGCAGCACAATTATACGATTTAACCGAGCTTCAACGAGACGCAAACCGGATCTTCAATTTTTCCGGAAAACAAACCTTATCAATCATGCAAAAATTGTATGAGCGGCATAAAGCATTAACCTATCCACGAACAGATTCACGGGTGATTTCATCGGATATTGTACCGACTTTGAAAGACCGAGTAAAGGCATGTGGTATTGACCAATATGCACGTTTTGCTAGCAAGGTATTAAATCGCGAGTTTAAGCTTTCTAAAACTGTTGTCGATAATGCGAAAGTATCGGATCACCATGCCATCATTCCAACCGAACAATCTGTTGTTTTGGAGGATCTAGATGATAAGGAACGAAAGATTTATGATTTAGTCGTGAAACGGTTCCTTGCAGTGTTGTCTGCCCCGCATGAATATGAGCAAACATCAGTGGAAGCGAAGATTGGTGAAGAAAGGTTTACTGCAAAAGGTAAACGTGTGACCAAACAAGGCTGGAAAGAAATTTATGATAACCGGTTTGACGATGATGACGAAGCAGATCAAACACTGCCAAAATTAGCAAAAGGGGATACGTTTGATAAAATAAAAGTTTCCCAAACGACTGGAGAAACAAAACCACCTGAGCGTTTTACGGAAGGTGGATTATTGCAAGCTATGGAAAACCCAGTTCGCTATATGAGTTCTGATGAGAAGCATTTAGCGGGAAGTCTGACAAAAACTGGTGGTCTAGGAACTGTGGCAACTCGTGCAGATATCATCGAGAAGCTTTTCAACGGCCAATATATGGATAAAAAAGGAAAACATCTATTTTTAACATCAAAAGGAAAACAGTTACTTGATCTAGTGCCAGAAGATTTACGCTCACCAGCACTCACAGCTGAGTGGGAGCAAAAGCTTGGCTTGATTGCAGATGGTAAGCTGAAAAAGGATGCATTTATTGCTGAGATGAAAGGCTATACAAAAGAAGTTGTGCAAGAAATCAAAGGTACAGACGCGTCATTCAAGCATGATAATATGACCGGAACCAAATGTCCCGATTGTGGCAAGTTAATGCTTGAGATTGATAATAAGAATGGAAGAATGCTTGTTTGCCAAGATCGATCCTGTGGACATAAAAAGAACATTGCCAAGCGAACGAATGCAAGATGCCCGAATTGTCATAAGCGACTTGAGCTACGCGGAGAAGGCGAAGGACAAATGTTCACATGCAAGTGTGGCCACCGCGAGAAACTTTCTACTTTTAATAAACGGAAAGAACAAGAGAAAAAGCATAAAGTATCTAAAAAAGATGTTAATAAATATTTGAAGAAAAATGATGACGATGGGTTTAAAAACAATGCCTTGGCCGATGCGTTGGCGAAGTTGAAGAAATAAAGTTATCTAGAAGATTTCCTGCTAAAAATTGCGGGGAGTCTTTTTTTGATTTAATTCTTGCTGGCAAAAGGAGGAGTTTGAGTTGATTATTGGAAGTTAAAAAACTGCATGCTTATAATCAAAAACCTTTTGCTTATCTAAAGTAATAGGGTTTCGTTTACTTTTGTAAATTTTGTAAGTTTCACCTTTTTCTAATATTATGGTAAATTAAATAGTAGTTCAGTCCTCAAGGAGTTGTCATACATAATGAAAACGGTTAGCTTACAGACAAAAATATTAGGTTTAATTATAACATTAGTTTTATTAGTGACGATTTTTCTTACGGGAATTATAGCTTACATAGAATCAGAAGAAACTTCAGAAAATATAGGGAAGCGTGCCTTACAGGTGGCAACAACAATATCATTTATGCCTTCAATCAGAAATGCTTATAAACTGGATCAACCTCAAACGGTCATCCAGCCGATTGCAGAGAAGATTAGAAAAAAAGTTGGCGCGGAATTTATAGTAATAGGAAATGCAGAGAGTATTAGGTATTCGCATCCAGATGAATGGAAATTAGGCAAGCGTATGGTGGGTGGAGATAACGCGAGAGCCCTAGTTCAGGGCGAATATTATACTTCTCGTGCAATAGGTAGCTTAGGACCATCACTACGGGGTAAAGCACCAATCTTTAATGAACAAGGGACAATAATTGGAATAGTTTCCGTGGGGTTTCTGGTAGAGGATATTAAATCAATCGTCTTTGATAAATTAGTAAAAATTAGTAGTATTTCTCTGGCAGTGCTATTTTTCGGTATACTGGGTGGTGTTTTATTAGCTCGCAATATTCGAAAAGATACAATGGGACTGGAGCCGCACGAAATTGCATCGTTATACCGTGATCGAAATGCCATTTTGCTTTCTATTAAGGAAGGTATCATTGCCATTGATAACAAAGGTTATATCACCATGATGAATCACTCAGCAAAAAGCATATTAGGGTTCACTGACGATAACCAATTAAAGAAGATAGAAGATGTCTTCCATAATACTAAAATGTATGAAGTTCTTAAAAGTGGTATCGGTAATAAAGATGAAGAGATGATTTTACGTGATCGAACAGTTATTGTGAATCGGACCCCCATTACTGAAGATAATGAGGTAGTGGGTGTTGTAGCAAGCTTTCGTGATAAAACAGAAATAAATGAAATGCTGAACGCCTTATCTGAAGTTAGAAGGTATTCGGAGGATCTGCGAGCACAGACGCATGAATTTACGAATAAATTATACGTTTTATCTGGATTGTTACAATTGAAGCACTATGACGAAGCAATCGAATTGATTCAAAAGGAATCTGCATTCCATTTAAACCAAAATAAGGTAGTCCTTGAACAAATTAAAGATAAAACAGTACAAGCAATTTTATTAGGTAAAATAAGTAAAGCATCCGAAAAAAAGGTGGATTTTCTTATTGACGAAAATTCCTCATTAAATGTGGTACCAAAAAACATTGATATGATAAAGTTAATAACAATACTAGGGAATTTAATAGATAATGCTTTCGAAGCTGTTGAAAATAACACCTTAAAAAAAGTGACCTTTTTCGCTACAGATATAGGTACAGATATTATATTTGATATCTCAGATAATGGAGTAGGGATAGCAGAAGAAAATATTGATACTATATTCGAAACAGGATTTTCTACTAAACAAGCATTTGATCGCGGTTATGGATTGGCATCCGTTAAAGATATTGTGGAAGAGTTGCACGGTGGAATTGAAGTCTCTAATCAAAACGATGGTGGAGCAGTTTTTTCTGTTTTTATACCAAAAAGTTTAAATGAGTAATAAGGTAGGTGACAAAGACAAAATGATAGATATATTAATTGCTGAAGATGATTACCGAGTTGGCAATATCCACGCGGAGTTTTTATCTAAAATAGCTGATGTTAAGGTAGTAGGTAAGGCATTGAACGGAAAGGAAACGTTGGAGTTAATAGAAAACCTCTCAGTCGATTTAATTTTACTAGATATTTTTATGCCAGATATATTAGGTACAGAACTTATTCGTCATATCCGTGATTCAAAGCCAAATATAGATATTATTATGATTTCAGCTGCGACAGATAAGTCAACGGTTGAGGAAGCTATACGTAGTGGCATATTTGATTATATTATTAAACCTGTTAAAATGGACCGGTTTATCGAAACGATTGAAAAATATAAGCATAGTAGAAAAATATTGAATAGAAAAGCAGAAGTTGATCAATCATTCTTAGATGATTATTTTGGACATCAGCACCATGAGATACATACTACTAAGAATACACCAAAAGGAATCGATCCTTTAACGTTAGAAAAAGTAAAAGAAATAATGGAAGAAAATAGATCAGGGACTACTGCAGAAGAGATGGGTTTTAAAATTGGTGCTTCAAGAACAACAGCTAGACGATACTTGGAATATCTAATTTCAATCGGTGTCTGTACGGCCCAATTAGAGTATGGAATTGTTGGAAGGCCTGAACGTAAATATCTTATGAATAAAAAAACATCTTGATTTAAAAACTTGATGTTTTTTTATTTTGCATAGTTTTAAGACAAGGCTTTTTTGACCGTGGTGAACAAAATGAACAAAATAAACAGAAGAGTTATTTTGCTGTTTATTTTGAAAACGGTTACATATCAGAAAAATTACATTACAGTAATAATCAATACCAATGATATTATTCATTGGAAAAAAATAAGGGGGAAATTAGTAGTGAACAAATTATTGTTATTTTTAGTGTTAGGCTTCTTAATGATTTTTACAGCAGCATGTTCCGACAGTGGTGAAAAAGCGAGCGGTTCAGATTCGGGTTCAGATTCAAATAGTGAATGGACTCCAGAAAAACCGATTGAAATTGTATCACCTTCAGGAGCAGGTGGTGGTTGGGATACCACTGCAAGAATGGTAGGGAAAACATTCAATGAAACAGGAATCATCGAACAAGATATTGGCATAGTCAACAAGCCAGGTGGCGGTGGCGCTGTTGGTTGGGCGTATGTACATGGGAAAGAAGGAAATGCAACAAACCTATTCATTTCATCACCACCAATCTTATTAGTCCCATTGAATGGTCAATCGGAATATGGTCATGAAGATTTTACACCTCTTGCCAATGTGATTGCGGATTATGCAGCATTTGCAGTTGCAGCTGATGCGAAATGGGATAATTTAAATGAGTTATTTGAAGATATGAAAAAAGATCCATCTAGTATCACCGTAATCGGGGCATCATCTCCAGGTAGTATGGATCATATTCAGTTCGTCAAAATTGCAAAAGCAGCTGGGGTTGATGTAACAAAAATTAAATATGTATCTGACCAAGACGGCGGTGCATTAACATCATTGTTAAACGGCAGTGTTGATGTTTATTCTACTGGTGTCGCAGAAACGGTAGAACAGGTTAAAGCAGGTAAGATTAAGGTTTTAGGGGTAACATCTGAAGAGCGTTTAGAGGGAGAAGTTCTATCCGATTTCCCTACTGCAAAAGAACAAGGAATAGATGCAACATTTGTGAATTGGCGTGGATTTTTTGGGCCACCAAATATGGATAAAGCAGCAGTTGAATTCTATGAGAAAAAGTTTAAAGAGCTAAGTGAATCGGATGAATTCGCTGAAATCCGTAAAAAGTATGGCTGGAGTGAAATGTACATGGATAGTGAAGAGTATAAAGCATTTTTAGATAAAGAAAAGGAAGAAATTAAAATGTTGTTAGAAGAATTGGGTCTATCTAAGTAAAGTAGAAATAGGTGAGTCAATGACCATAATCATTGGCTCTACTTTTTAGAAGGTGGTGTACGTATGTTTCATACATTAAATAAAAAGGTTTCCATTTTTTTAATTCTGTCAGGTATTTTTTATCTTGTTTTAAGTTTTGGACTACCATCCTATGAATATGTTCCTGTTGATGCTGATATCGTGCCAATAGGTCTTGGTATAGTATTAATTATCTTATCCATAATTCTCTACTTTGTTAAAGATCAGGAGAAGAAGGAAAATGATGACCGAATTTCCAAAAGTGAATTACCTGTCATCCTTGGAGTAATAGGTTTTATTATTCTTTATATTTTCTTCCTTGAAATTATCGGTTTTATTATTACGACCGTTTTATTTCTTTTTATTTGCTCATTATTTCTTGGATATAAGAAACACTTTATTAATGCGATTATATCGCTTAGTATTCCAATATTAATCTACTTATTATTTGATTCATTTTTACAAATTCAACTACCTACGGGAATTTTACCATTTTAATAAATTCTTTTAGACATGTAAGTATAAAGGAGGCAACAACATGGATGTATTTCAAGGATTGGCTCAGGGTTTTCAAGTTGCCCTTAGTTTTGAAGGATTATTGTTTGTATTAATTGGAGTTGTTGTCGGCACAGTTATTGGAATGATTCCTGGACTTGGGCCGATTACTGCGATTGCAGTTATGATTCCAATAACATATGGAATGGATCCAGCTATTGCTTTGTTATTAATGGCTGGGGTTTACTATGGTGCTGCATATGGCGGGGCAGCTTCATCAATATTATTAAATGCACCTGGGGTATCAGAAGCGGTTGCCACAACATTTGACGGGTATCCAATGGCAAAGCAAGGTAAAGCAGGAAAAGCATTAGCGATTGCCGCAATTGGATCTTTTGTCGGTGGAACAATCAGTATTATTTTTCTATCTTTTCTGGCTCCATTGCTTTCAAAAGTAGCTGTATCCTTTGGTCCCCCAGAATACTTTGCTTTGATGCTAATGGGATTAACTGCTATAGCAAGTCTTTCCGATGGTTCAACAGTTAAAGCACTTATTGCAGGTACAATTGGCCTAATGATTGCTACAATCGGAATTGATGCACAAACTGGAACGCCTCGTTTTACATTTGGAAATCCGCATCTCCTAGAAGGTATCGACTTTCTTGTCATTGCATTGGGGTTGTTCGCACTTGCTGAAGTAACGGCACTTATTAAGAATAGAAAAGAGAAAATGGATAGTATGCATAATGTTGGTAGTCTTAAACTTTCAAAAAGTGACTATAAGGAATTAGCGCCTACTATGGGCAGACAGTCTGTTCTTGGCTTTCTTGTAGGTATTTTACCAGGGGCTGGCGGGACAATCTCTTCCTTTCTTGGTTATATAAGTGAAAAGAAATTCTCTAAAAATCCTGAGGAATTTGGTAAAGGTTCAATGCGAGGAGTTGCTGCTCCGGAAACGGCTAATAATGCCGCGTCGACTGGTGCCTTTGTACCATTATTAAGCCTTGGAATTCCTGGTTCAGGGACAACAGCAGTTATGCTTGGAGCTTTAATCGTACTTGGGATACAGCCTGGGCCGTTGTTAATGACGGAACACCCTGATGTTTTCTATGGTGTTATTGCAAGTATGTATATCGGTAATATTCTATTATTAATTCTGAACTTACCACTTATTCCATACCTTGCTAAAATTCTACTTGTACCAAGGCAGTTATTAATCTCGCTTGTTATTGTATTTTGTATAATTGGAGTTTATGCAATTAGCTTCAGTACATTTGACTTATATTTGCTTTTAGCATTCGGTATTATTGGTTATTTAATGAGACTTATTCAGTTTCCTGCAGCACCCCTTTTACTTGCATTTATACTTGGAGGTATGATGGAACAGGCTTTTAGACAATCACTAACTATTTCAAATGGAAGTCTGTCTATTTTTGCAACAAGTCCGATTGCAGCTGTCATGCTGGCAATTGCTTTCTTGTCTTTCCTAGTGCCAATTATTAAAAGTCGTAAATCAGGAAAAAAAGAGCAAGCAGAAAATAACAAAATTGCTTAGGTACCTGATTAAATGAAGATGAAAATCTTTTACAGTGTACTATGTTTAATGGCGATCATTTATGTAAAGGAAACGTTTTTAACAGACTTTACCACCGAGCAACAACTTACACTTTGTTTGTTAGCATTTGCTGTCTACTTGTGGGTAGCAGCACCAATCCCAACCGGTCCGACTAGTATTCTCCTGTTAGCCTGTATGCTCATTTTTAATCTAGTTGATAGTGTGGAAGATGCTTTGGTGGGATTTCTATCTCCAGCATTATATTTTATTTTACTGTTGTCGTTAATAAGTTACTCATTGGTACAGGTTGGTGTAGACAAAATAATTGCGCGGTTTTTAATCAAAATGAGTAAGGGTGGGCCAACCCTAATTGTAATTATGCTACCATTATTTATTTTAGTGTTACCGATTATTCTACCATCAGCAATTGCACGTTTTAAGATGTTGCTGCCAATAATTACGAAACTAAATCAGTACTATGGGTTCCCAGAAAAAAGTTTATTTGAAAAGTATAGTTTGTATGTTATAGGAATGCTCAATCAAAAAGCAACAATGATTATTTTTACCGGTGGAGGATTTCCGATTCTAGCTTCTCAATTATTAAAGGACTACGAGATTGCAGAAGTTGGATGGATGGATTGGTTTTTACATATCGGACCACCACTTTGGATTGGATCGATAATTGTTGCTATCTTTGTTTGGCAGTTTCTTAAGAAGATGTCTCCTAATGATGAATGGTATAATGAACGAAAGCCAATTGATTTTGTAGATCAAAAAGAAGATCGAATGCCACCTGCTTTCTGGGTGGTTATTATTAGTTTTTTACTAATGATAATGACATGGATTGTTACAGACCAGGGCAAGGTCCCATTAGTCTTACCACCAATGATTTTGGTTGTGCTTTATTCGCTTCCTAAACTTGGATTAATAACGAATAAAGTAATTCGTGATTATGATTGGGAAAACTTTTTATTACTTGGGTCATCATTTTCATTGGGAATGCTAATGGCGGAAAATGGAACGGCGAGTGTGTTAGCGCGGGAACTAATTAGCTTTGTTTCACCTGATGAGGGTATGACAGTGAAAATTATCGCTATTTCTCTACTTATTTTTTTATTACGGTTTTTATTTGTGGTTCCATCCTCAGCAATGATTGTTATTTTCCCAATTGTCATATCTTATTCAGAATTAATTGGTGTTCAACCTGAGAAACTCGCATTTTTAGTAATTATGATCATCGGTGGGGTTGTGGTGCTGCCAATTCATTCACCGACAGTTTACATGGCCTATGAAACTGGTATTTTTAAAAAGAAAGAACAGTATATCATAGGTGTATCTTCTAGTATTATTATAATGATAATCGCAATACTTGCATCACTTTATTATTGGTAAATTGGAGGGAATTTAATGATAACACTTACTACAGATACGGATCATTTACTTAATGAAATAGCAGAGTATGTGTTAAATGGAAAAATTGATAATGATGGTGCTATTGAGACGGCGTCACATGTTTTAATGGACACATTAGGTTGTGGGTTCTTAGCGTTAAGATATCCAGCGTGTACAAAACATCTTGGTCCAATTGTTCCAGGTACAGTTGTTCCAAATGGAAGTAGGGTTCCAGGTACACAATTTGAGTTAGATCCTGTTCAAGCAGCATTTAATATTGGAACAATGGTGCGATGGCTTGATTATAATGATACGTGGCTTGCAGCAGAATGGGGCCATCCTTCCGATAATTTAGGTGGAATATTAGCTGTTGCTGATTATGTAAGTCGGAAGAATATTGCAGATGGTAGGGCACCCCTTACAATGGAAGAGGTATTGATTTCAATGGTTAAGGCACATGAAATTCAGGGGATTTTAGCATTGGAAAATAGTTTGAATCGGCATGGTCTTGATCATGTGCTATATGTAAAAGTAGCTACCACGGCAGTTGTAACTCAAATGCTTGGTGGAACGAGGGAAGAAATTATTAATGCGTTATCAAATGCATGGATTGATAATTCAAGCTTACGTACTTACCGTCATTTCCCTAATGCGGGATCACGTAAATCCTGGGCTGCTGGTGATGCCACTAGTCGTGGCGTACGATTAGCACTAATGGCTGTTCATGGGGAAATGGGCTATAAAACAGCTCTTTCTGCAAAAGGCTGGGGATTTGAAGATGTGTTATTCGGTGGCAAGAAACTAGTATTAGGACAACCACTTGGTTCGTATGTAATGGAAAATATTCTTTTTAAAATTTCATACCCTGCAGAATTTCATGCTCAAACAGCAGCAGAATGTGCAGTAAAATTACACAATGAAACAGCAGGTCGAATTGATAAAATAGATAAAATTGTAATTACGACACATGAGTCTGCAATCCGTATCATTGATAAAACAGGACCGTTATATAATCCAGCAGATCGTGATCATTGTCTTCAATACATAACAGCTATTGGGCTGCTTTTCGGAGATATTACAGCAGACCATTATGAAGAGAAAACGGCGCAAAACCCACGTGTTGACCAACTACGTGATAAAATGGAAGTGGTAGAAAGTGAGCAATACTCGATTGATTATTTAGATTCCGAAAAACGTTCGATTGCAAATGCAGTTCAGGTTTTCTTTCAAGACGGAACATCTAGCGAAAAAGTTGTACGAGAATATCCATTAGGTCACCGTTTTCGTCGTAAAGAAGGAATTCCGAAATTAATGACTAAATTAAAAGCAAATCTGCAAACGAGATTTCCAGAAAAGCAAACAGCTGAAATTTATGCAATTTGTCAGGATCTTCCTTATTTAAAAAATATGTATGTTCATGATTTTATGAACAAATTGGTCATATAAGGGAGGGCGTAGTATGAGTTGGTTAACGCAAGAACACTCTTCACAAAAGGAATTAGCAACCGCTTTTATGAGACTGGTAGAAGAGCAATCAATCTTAAAAGTTCCTGGTGCACATGATGGAATGGCAGCATTAATAGCTAAGCAAGTAGGTTTTAAGGCTTTATACTTATCAGGTGCAGCCTATACGGCAAGTAAAGGACTACCCGATTTAGGGATTGTAAACTCGGAAGAAATAGCTTTGCGGGCAAAGGAAATTATACGTGCTACAAACTTACCACTGTTAGTAGATATTGATACTGGATATGGTGGCGTTTTAAATACAGTGAGAACTGCCAAAGAAATGATGGAGGTTAATGTAGCCGCCGTTCAAATTGAAGATCAGGATTCACCAAAAAAATGTGGGCACTTAAATGGGAAAAAGTTAGTAACCACTGACACAATGGTTGAGAAAATTAAGGCAATCAAAGAGGTTGCACCAACGTTGATTATTGTAGCAAGAACAGATGCACTGGGGGTAGAGGGAATAGAAAGCGCTATAGAGAGATCGAATGAATACGTTCAGGCTGGAGCAGATGTTATTTTTTCGGAAGCATTGACAAAAAAAGAAGAATTTGAGCAGTTTAAACAAAACGTGACTATTCCTTTGCTGGCGAATATGACTGAATTTGGAAAGACTCCATATTACAATGCAACAGAATTTGAGGATTTCGGGTATAGCTTAGTGATCTATCCTGTTTCCTCTTTACGCGTTGCTGCTAAAGCATATGAAAGAGTTTTCGTAGAATTACT contains:
- a CDS encoding tripartite tricarboxylate transporter permease, translating into MDVFQGLAQGFQVALSFEGLLFVLIGVVVGTVIGMIPGLGPITAIAVMIPITYGMDPAIALLLMAGVYYGAAYGGAASSILLNAPGVSEAVATTFDGYPMAKQGKAGKALAIAAIGSFVGGTISIIFLSFLAPLLSKVAVSFGPPEYFALMLMGLTAIASLSDGSTVKALIAGTIGLMIATIGIDAQTGTPRFTFGNPHLLEGIDFLVIALGLFALAEVTALIKNRKEKMDSMHNVGSLKLSKSDYKELAPTMGRQSVLGFLVGILPGAGGTISSFLGYISEKKFSKNPEEFGKGSMRGVAAPETANNAASTGAFVPLLSLGIPGSGTTAVMLGALIVLGIQPGPLLMTEHPDVFYGVIASMYIGNILLLILNLPLIPYLAKILLVPRQLLISLVIVFCIIGVYAISFSTFDLYLLLAFGIIGYLMRLIQFPAAPLLLAFILGGMMEQAFRQSLTISNGSLSIFATSPIAAVMLAIAFLSFLVPIIKSRKSGKKEQAENNKIA
- a CDS encoding tripartite tricarboxylate transporter TctB family protein, coding for MFHTLNKKVSIFLILSGIFYLVLSFGLPSYEYVPVDADIVPIGLGIVLIILSIILYFVKDQEKKENDDRISKSELPVILGVIGFIILYIFFLEIIGFIITTVLFLFICSLFLGYKKHFINAIISLSIPILIYLLFDSFLQIQLPTGILPF
- a CDS encoding tripartite tricarboxylate transporter substrate binding protein encodes the protein MNKLLLFLVLGFLMIFTAACSDSGEKASGSDSGSDSNSEWTPEKPIEIVSPSGAGGGWDTTARMVGKTFNETGIIEQDIGIVNKPGGGGAVGWAYVHGKEGNATNLFISSPPILLVPLNGQSEYGHEDFTPLANVIADYAAFAVAADAKWDNLNELFEDMKKDPSSITVIGASSPGSMDHIQFVKIAKAAGVDVTKIKYVSDQDGGALTSLLNGSVDVYSTGVAETVEQVKAGKIKVLGVTSEERLEGEVLSDFPTAKEQGIDATFVNWRGFFGPPNMDKAAVEFYEKKFKELSESDEFAEIRKKYGWSEMYMDSEEYKAFLDKEKEEIKMLLEELGLSK
- a CDS encoding bifunctional 2-methylcitrate dehydratase/aconitate hydratase, with the protein product MITLTTDTDHLLNEIAEYVLNGKIDNDGAIETASHVLMDTLGCGFLALRYPACTKHLGPIVPGTVVPNGSRVPGTQFELDPVQAAFNIGTMVRWLDYNDTWLAAEWGHPSDNLGGILAVADYVSRKNIADGRAPLTMEEVLISMVKAHEIQGILALENSLNRHGLDHVLYVKVATTAVVTQMLGGTREEIINALSNAWIDNSSLRTYRHFPNAGSRKSWAAGDATSRGVRLALMAVHGEMGYKTALSAKGWGFEDVLFGGKKLVLGQPLGSYVMENILFKISYPAEFHAQTAAECAVKLHNETAGRIDKIDKIVITTHESAIRIIDKTGPLYNPADRDHCLQYITAIGLLFGDITADHYEEKTAQNPRVDQLRDKMEVVESEQYSIDYLDSEKRSIANAVQVFFQDGTSSEKVVREYPLGHRFRRKEGIPKLMTKLKANLQTRFPEKQTAEIYAICQDLPYLKNMYVHDFMNKLVI
- a CDS encoding SLC13 family permease, whose protein sequence is MKMKIFYSVLCLMAIIYVKETFLTDFTTEQQLTLCLLAFAVYLWVAAPIPTGPTSILLLACMLIFNLVDSVEDALVGFLSPALYFILLLSLISYSLVQVGVDKIIARFLIKMSKGGPTLIVIMLPLFILVLPIILPSAIARFKMLLPIITKLNQYYGFPEKSLFEKYSLYVIGMLNQKATMIIFTGGGFPILASQLLKDYEIAEVGWMDWFLHIGPPLWIGSIIVAIFVWQFLKKMSPNDEWYNERKPIDFVDQKEDRMPPAFWVVIISFLLMIMTWIVTDQGKVPLVLPPMILVVLYSLPKLGLITNKVIRDYDWENFLLLGSSFSLGMLMAENGTASVLARELISFVSPDEGMTVKIIAISLLIFLLRFLFVVPSSAMIVIFPIVISYSELIGVQPEKLAFLVIMIIGGVVVLPIHSPTVYMAYETGIFKKKEQYIIGVSSSIIIMIIAILASLYYW